A region from the Pseudomonas sp. P8_229 genome encodes:
- a CDS encoding ABC transporter ATP-binding protein produces MYKLEVQDLHKRYGSHEVLKGVSLKAAAGDVISIIGSSGSGKSTFLRCINLLEQPHAGKILLNNEELKLVANKDGALKAADPKQLQRMRSRLSMVFQHFNLWSHMTAIENIMEAPVHVLGVSKAEAREKAEHYLNKVGVAHRKDAFPGHMSGGEQQRVAIARALAMEPEVMLFDEPTSALDPELVGDVLKVMQALAQEGRTMVVVTHEMGFAREVSNQLVFLHKGVVEESGNPREVLVNPQSERLQQFLSGSLK; encoded by the coding sequence ATGTACAAACTTGAAGTCCAAGACCTGCATAAACGCTATGGCAGTCACGAAGTGCTCAAGGGCGTGTCCCTGAAAGCGGCAGCCGGCGATGTGATCAGCATCATCGGCTCCAGTGGCTCCGGCAAAAGTACTTTCCTGCGTTGCATCAACCTGCTCGAACAGCCGCACGCGGGCAAGATCCTGCTCAACAACGAAGAGCTGAAACTGGTGGCGAACAAGGATGGCGCGCTGAAAGCCGCTGATCCGAAACAGCTGCAACGCATGCGTTCGCGCCTGTCGATGGTGTTCCAGCATTTCAACCTGTGGTCGCATATGACTGCGATTGAAAACATCATGGAAGCGCCGGTCCACGTACTCGGCGTATCCAAGGCCGAAGCTCGCGAGAAGGCCGAGCACTACCTGAACAAGGTCGGCGTGGCGCATCGTAAAGACGCGTTCCCTGGACACATGTCCGGTGGCGAGCAGCAGCGTGTGGCGATTGCCCGTGCGCTGGCGATGGAGCCGGAAGTGATGCTGTTCGACGAACCGACGTCGGCCCTCGACCCGGAGCTGGTCGGCGACGTGCTTAAAGTGATGCAAGCGCTGGCTCAGGAAGGTCGCACCATGGTCGTGGTGACGCACGAAATGGGCTTTGCCCGTGAAGTGTCGAACCAGTTGGTGTTCCTGCACAAAGGTGTTGTTGAAGAGAGCGGCAACCCGCGCGAAGTGCTGGTCAATCCGCAATCGGAGCGTTTGCAACAATTCCTCTCGGGCAGCCTTAAGTAA
- the argR gene encoding transcriptional regulator ArgR, which translates to MTAHRIGFLIWPSTKALTLALAEEALRVAQRVHPEVVYELSFLQAEAVTETAAAGAWQLPGEAWTGKLENFQKLFLLADEPPTTLAPALSSALKQLVRAGCVIGGLSAGVYPLAQLGLLDGYRAAVHWRWQDDFAERFPKVIATSHLFDWDRDRLTACGGMSVLDLLLAVLARDHGAELAGAVSEELVVERIREGGERQRIPLQNRLGSSHPKLTQAVLLMEANIEEPLTTDEIAQHVCVSRRQLERIFKQYLNRVPSQYYLELRLNKARQMLMQTSKSIIQIGLSCGFSSGPHFSSAYRNFFGATPREDRNQRRSSSPFELSSVPPERG; encoded by the coding sequence ATGACTGCCCATCGAATTGGTTTCCTGATTTGGCCCAGCACTAAAGCTCTGACGCTGGCGCTGGCGGAGGAGGCCTTGCGCGTTGCTCAGCGGGTACACCCGGAGGTGGTTTATGAACTGTCGTTCCTGCAGGCCGAAGCCGTGACAGAAACGGCGGCCGCAGGTGCCTGGCAACTGCCCGGCGAGGCCTGGACCGGCAAGCTGGAAAATTTCCAGAAACTGTTCCTGCTCGCTGACGAGCCGCCGACCACTCTGGCTCCGGCGCTCAGCAGCGCGCTCAAGCAACTGGTGCGTGCCGGTTGCGTGATCGGTGGGTTGTCGGCCGGTGTCTATCCGCTGGCGCAGCTTGGTTTGCTCGACGGTTACCGCGCGGCCGTGCACTGGCGCTGGCAGGACGATTTCGCCGAACGGTTCCCGAAAGTCATCGCCACCAGCCATCTGTTCGACTGGGATCGCGATCGCCTGACCGCGTGTGGCGGCATGTCGGTCCTCGACTTGCTGTTGGCGGTGCTGGCCCGTGATCACGGGGCGGAACTGGCCGGTGCGGTGTCCGAAGAACTGGTGGTCGAACGCATCCGCGAGGGCGGCGAGCGCCAACGTATTCCATTGCAGAACCGCCTCGGTTCCAGCCATCCGAAGCTCACCCAGGCGGTGCTGCTGATGGAAGCCAACATTGAAGAGCCGCTGACCACCGACGAAATCGCCCAGCACGTGTGCGTATCCCGTCGGCAGTTGGAACGAATCTTCAAGCAATACCTCAACCGCGTGCCGAGCCAGTACTACCTGGAACTGCGCCTGAACAAGGCCCGGCAGATGTTGATGCAAACCAGCAAGTCGATCATCCAGATCGGCCTGTCCTGCGGTTTCTCTTCGGGGCCGCATTTCTCCAGCGCCTACCGCAACTTCTTCGGCGCCACGCCGCGCGAAGATCGCAACCAGCGGCGCAGCAGCAGCCCCTTCGAGTTGTCGTCAGTGCCGCCAGAGCGCGGTTGA
- a CDS encoding dermonecrotic toxin domain-containing protein, whose translation MEPLPGRNRRVVPQRAQRTSESPDEGHPPETGERWGDCKDSFQPGLAAKRQLLIAQTPDFPGFTAMRHIASQRRSLNCTPSFAQTYRGSYSREFYGVRYICTAHRINSRCLLWTSPRQTAVSMIHATTDTPATLSETLLLPRQDTHYQPLLQAIPTWLSQTSAYKREALKRADLRLAVSLRQASRNEHATLRALNAAHWTAHNRVEQSLARLQDAKAFAAPLLRAEIEKRFGLKLDVRQTFLRLYLPAHVPWLRIKSGAARTWTVSLLDAALHNFESSETADDAFEPASDYVSQPSPEGQFGVLPNIVETMPITAFTRLCRELDIGQRYNAYLQDNLGISNPPVAAVLQPKVCASDKAALVAALQTASMQKLLGTDVHRLILGLLDGLQHLRLNRQAWHCHALTMMKASLTGIVLFAPNLDDANSAARVVAYIPDDPQHPVKEYASTGAFALELAQRLRDPDYQAFFSRFVDHADRGYFFGQLKTLLGPVTWQPVPAGDPRPTWRESPNARPLLQVAATPIRGDLWGYLYQRKLDKILNDASVIAISTATVDRKARWALWDSFTEIAQTLLNIAVFVALPFVPFLGELMLAYTAYQLLDETFEGIVDWAEGLHREAFEHLMGVVESVVQVGTFVAGGAIAAGEFRAMLPAQTVAFIDRFIPTNPSNAKSRYWKPDLRPYELPDTLPKDARPDALGLHTHQGKTLLALEEKLYIVSRDPRTGEHRIDHPSRPDAYKPALKHNTTGAWKTELDQPLSWDRPTLLKRSNPQMQRLPADLQERLLNISGCRENALRQMHVEHEPLPLLLADTLQRWQIDQDIQLFIDQIGSRRAEDYLKADPATQLQVLFDNGYWPADHGLQLIDQQGKTLWRSPAPNVPFVRIEASRLDNGDLLKTCLQQLTESQRRTLLGEALHTPAPPTEVRAANLRRTIAELAQRKRQSLFEDRYDRLQRGAGPLTQTLMDAEPGVPKALAQALVESMSDAERLQLQRGTLSERLVDLTREAGLQVRAARALEGLELTVTSNNLDTDRLALHSLPRLPGWSSSVRIEIRHYTHSGPLLDSIGPQDALIRKVLVLTAQGDYQPFDNTGESLSASGSLYWSLLHALPDTERSTLNLHITQEQKLKQLIGDHALDREALLNLLAQNPDRKPAYDPAVMRLLGGTAGYRRTPANTPTLQMHAHWLLPHLLPEELSAFVERLQRHPSGPRGELNRLIVERKHLDEVLNPWIDRIPIAHPDTGARLTTEQYAIQRHRRRQMRVDILDCWKQQVYLSEDADQSIDLRLSQPIMGELPQLGVNFSHVDYLTIEGVGSTQGVHGFLNGFTGLRRLALRSFQLGSLPEAISRSPQLRELILSDCGITLTPESQASLAGLTQLKTLDLYRNPLGLLPNVERMAKLNYIDLSETGISELPTGLLSRPQLRTALLNDNRIQSLPSILFELPGNIPEGFDLGGNPIAAADRERIKHYFNETRQDFGVLAEPADLLRVQTLYTRMDQEQASEFFYLLPGTLAEGRVELARLESEYSALSTNLATWAIDHPPLHPISGEPFTIEELLNEYAARHEFKSLVEQCWRRETELDELDQNRQPLHDLNLPTIITGHLPALDADFSHVTHLYLRSRPGQTFGVEQFVETFASLRGLTIYQYRLEDIPPAVFRMAELTHLSLSQCDLTLTRQTALALAQMERLDHLDLSDNPLGEAPDVSQMTDLTTLMLDNTGITELPPGLLQLEHLEIADLSDNAIAEVPSDILELPVERAEKFSLRGNPLSPISLQRLIAYFRNHRIDFGVEEVIERAEMEVSTSEDSGVDE comes from the coding sequence TTGGAACCATTACCTGGTCGAAATCGGCGCGTTGTACCGCAGCGTGCTCAACGGACATCGGAGTCTCCTGATGAGGGCCACCCGCCTGAAACTGGCGAGCGATGGGGGGATTGTAAGGACAGTTTTCAGCCCGGCCTTGCCGCCAAGCGACAACTTCTTATAGCGCAAACCCCGGATTTTCCCGGGTTTACGGCAATGCGACATATAGCGTCGCAAAGGCGCAGTTTAAACTGCACGCCGTCGTTTGCGCAGACGTACAGGGGATCTTACTCAAGAGAGTTTTACGGGGTGCGGTATATATGTACCGCACATCGAATCAATTCACGGTGTTTGCTATGGACTTCTCCCAGGCAAACGGCCGTCTCCATGATTCACGCAACCACCGATACCCCGGCAACACTGTCAGAAACCCTGCTGCTCCCCAGGCAGGACACACACTATCAACCGTTGCTTCAGGCCATTCCGACCTGGCTGAGCCAGACCTCGGCGTACAAGCGCGAGGCCTTGAAACGGGCCGACCTTCGGCTGGCTGTCAGCCTCAGGCAAGCATCGCGCAACGAGCATGCAACGCTGCGCGCGCTCAATGCCGCGCACTGGACCGCACACAACCGTGTCGAGCAAAGTCTTGCCCGACTGCAAGACGCCAAAGCCTTCGCCGCACCACTGCTGCGCGCCGAGATAGAAAAACGCTTTGGCTTGAAACTGGATGTCAGGCAGACCTTCCTGCGCCTGTACCTGCCCGCCCATGTCCCGTGGCTACGCATCAAGTCAGGGGCCGCGCGCACCTGGACCGTCTCACTGCTGGACGCTGCGCTGCACAATTTTGAAAGCAGCGAGACCGCCGATGATGCCTTTGAACCTGCCTCGGACTACGTCAGCCAGCCCTCTCCCGAAGGCCAGTTCGGCGTGCTGCCGAACATCGTCGAGACGATGCCGATCACGGCCTTCACCCGCCTGTGTCGCGAACTGGATATCGGCCAGCGCTATAACGCCTATCTGCAAGACAACCTGGGCATCAGCAATCCACCGGTCGCTGCCGTGCTGCAGCCCAAAGTTTGCGCAAGTGACAAAGCCGCGTTGGTCGCCGCCCTGCAAACGGCCTCCATGCAAAAGCTGTTGGGCACCGATGTTCATCGCCTGATTCTCGGCCTGCTCGACGGCTTGCAGCATTTGCGCCTCAATCGCCAGGCGTGGCACTGCCATGCACTGACGATGATGAAGGCCAGCCTCACGGGCATCGTGCTGTTCGCCCCGAATCTTGACGATGCGAACAGCGCAGCGCGAGTCGTGGCCTACATTCCCGATGATCCGCAGCACCCGGTCAAGGAGTACGCGAGTACCGGCGCCTTCGCCCTGGAACTGGCGCAGCGCCTGCGCGACCCGGACTATCAAGCCTTCTTCAGCCGCTTCGTCGACCATGCCGACCGGGGATATTTCTTTGGCCAACTGAAGACTCTGCTCGGCCCCGTCACCTGGCAACCGGTGCCCGCCGGCGACCCACGTCCGACCTGGCGCGAGAGCCCGAACGCACGTCCTCTTCTGCAAGTTGCCGCGACACCGATTCGGGGTGATCTGTGGGGGTATCTCTACCAACGCAAACTCGACAAGATTCTCAACGACGCCAGCGTCATCGCCATCTCGACTGCGACGGTCGATCGCAAGGCACGCTGGGCGCTCTGGGATTCCTTCACGGAGATCGCGCAGACATTGCTCAACATCGCCGTGTTCGTCGCCCTGCCGTTCGTGCCGTTTCTTGGCGAATTGATGCTGGCCTATACGGCGTACCAATTGCTCGACGAAACCTTCGAGGGCATCGTCGACTGGGCCGAAGGGCTGCACCGCGAAGCATTCGAACACCTGATGGGGGTCGTGGAGTCCGTGGTGCAGGTCGGCACTTTTGTGGCCGGAGGCGCGATCGCCGCAGGCGAGTTCCGCGCCATGCTGCCGGCTCAAACCGTTGCGTTCATCGATCGATTCATTCCGACCAACCCGAGCAACGCAAAGAGCCGCTACTGGAAGCCCGACCTGCGCCCTTATGAGCTTCCTGACACCTTGCCCAAAGACGCCAGACCCGATGCGCTTGGTCTGCACACCCATCAGGGCAAGACATTACTGGCGCTGGAAGAAAAGCTGTATATCGTCAGCCGCGATCCCCGAACAGGCGAGCATCGAATTGACCATCCGAGCCGCCCCGACGCTTACAAACCCGCCCTCAAGCACAACACCACCGGTGCCTGGAAAACCGAACTCGATCAGCCGCTGAGCTGGGATCGCCCCACCTTGCTCAAACGCAGCAACCCGCAGATGCAACGTCTGCCCGCAGACCTGCAAGAGCGCCTGCTGAACATCAGCGGCTGCCGGGAAAACGCCTTGCGCCAAATGCATGTCGAGCATGAACCGCTGCCACTGCTGCTGGCCGACACTCTGCAGCGCTGGCAGATCGATCAGGACATTCAATTGTTCATCGACCAGATCGGCAGCCGCCGCGCCGAGGATTATCTCAAGGCCGATCCCGCCACCCAACTGCAAGTGCTCTTCGATAACGGCTACTGGCCCGCTGACCATGGCCTGCAACTGATCGATCAGCAGGGAAAAACCCTGTGGCGCAGTCCCGCTCCCAATGTGCCGTTTGTACGAATCGAAGCTTCACGACTGGATAATGGCGACCTGCTCAAGACCTGCCTGCAACAACTGACAGAGTCGCAAAGACGCACGCTATTGGGCGAAGCATTGCATACGCCCGCACCGCCGACTGAGGTTCGCGCCGCCAACCTTCGCCGCACAATCGCCGAGCTTGCACAACGCAAGCGACAAAGCCTGTTCGAGGATCGCTACGACCGACTGCAACGCGGCGCCGGCCCACTGACGCAGACATTGATGGATGCCGAACCCGGCGTGCCGAAGGCATTGGCGCAAGCGCTTGTGGAATCAATGAGTGACGCCGAACGCCTGCAACTGCAGCGCGGCACACTCTCCGAACGGCTGGTTGACCTGACTCGAGAGGCCGGCCTGCAAGTCCGTGCGGCTCGGGCCCTCGAAGGGCTGGAGCTGACGGTAACAAGCAACAACCTGGATACGGATCGGCTGGCACTCCATTCGCTACCACGGCTACCGGGCTGGTCGTCGTCGGTTCGAATCGAGATAAGGCATTACACCCACAGCGGGCCGCTCCTCGACAGTATTGGCCCGCAGGACGCCCTCATCCGCAAAGTGCTGGTGCTGACCGCGCAGGGCGACTACCAGCCTTTCGACAATACAGGTGAATCGCTCAGTGCGTCGGGGTCGCTGTATTGGAGCCTGTTGCATGCACTGCCTGACACCGAACGCTCGACGTTGAACCTCCACATCACGCAGGAGCAGAAGCTCAAGCAGTTGATTGGTGATCACGCACTCGACCGTGAAGCGCTGCTGAATCTGCTCGCGCAAAACCCCGATCGCAAACCCGCTTACGATCCAGCCGTCATGCGCCTGCTTGGCGGCACAGCCGGGTATCGGCGCACCCCCGCCAACACACCGACCTTGCAGATGCATGCCCACTGGCTGCTGCCGCATTTACTGCCTGAAGAGCTGAGCGCGTTTGTCGAACGGTTGCAGCGCCATCCGAGTGGCCCCCGAGGAGAACTGAACCGTTTGATCGTTGAACGCAAACACCTGGACGAAGTTCTGAATCCGTGGATTGATCGCATTCCCATTGCCCACCCGGATACCGGCGCCCGCCTCACCACAGAGCAATATGCGATTCAGCGTCATCGCAGGCGGCAGATGAGGGTCGACATTCTGGACTGCTGGAAGCAGCAGGTTTACTTGTCCGAGGACGCCGATCAAAGCATCGATCTGCGCCTCTCACAGCCCATCATGGGTGAGCTGCCACAGCTGGGAGTGAACTTCAGTCACGTCGACTACCTGACCATCGAGGGTGTCGGCAGCACTCAGGGCGTACATGGGTTTCTGAACGGATTTACCGGGCTGCGCCGCCTGGCGTTGCGCAGCTTTCAACTGGGTAGCCTCCCGGAAGCGATCAGTCGATCACCACAATTGCGCGAACTGATTCTCAGCGACTGCGGTATCACCCTGACACCCGAGAGCCAGGCATCACTGGCGGGCCTGACTCAGCTGAAAACCCTGGACTTGTACAGAAACCCGCTCGGACTCCTTCCCAATGTCGAACGAATGGCGAAACTGAATTACATCGACCTTTCGGAAACCGGTATATCCGAGCTCCCGACCGGGCTCCTCAGCCGTCCGCAACTGCGAACCGCACTGCTCAATGACAACCGGATCCAGTCACTGCCTTCCATCCTGTTCGAGCTTCCTGGCAACATTCCGGAAGGTTTCGATCTGGGCGGTAATCCGATTGCTGCAGCCGACCGTGAACGCATCAAGCACTACTTCAACGAAACACGACAGGACTTCGGCGTATTGGCCGAGCCAGCCGATTTGTTGCGCGTACAGACGCTGTACACGCGCATGGACCAGGAACAGGCCAGTGAGTTTTTTTATCTCCTGCCCGGCACTCTGGCCGAGGGGCGAGTCGAGCTTGCACGGCTTGAAAGCGAATACAGTGCCTTGAGCACCAACCTCGCCACCTGGGCGATCGACCATCCGCCCCTGCACCCGATCAGTGGCGAGCCCTTCACGATCGAGGAACTATTGAACGAGTACGCGGCACGTCATGAGTTCAAATCCCTCGTAGAACAGTGCTGGCGCCGGGAAACCGAGCTTGATGAGCTGGATCAGAACCGTCAGCCACTTCATGACCTGAATTTACCGACGATCATCACCGGTCATCTGCCTGCGCTCGATGCCGACTTCAGCCATGTCACGCACCTGTACCTGAGAAGCCGCCCGGGCCAGACGTTCGGGGTTGAGCAGTTCGTGGAGACGTTCGCCAGTCTGCGGGGCCTGACGATTTATCAATACCGACTCGAGGACATCCCGCCGGCAGTCTTTCGCATGGCTGAGCTGACCCATTTGTCACTCTCGCAATGCGACCTCACGCTCACACGCCAAACAGCATTGGCGCTTGCGCAAATGGAACGCCTGGATCATCTGGACCTGAGTGATAATCCACTGGGCGAGGCACCGGATGTCAGCCAGATGACTGACTTGACGACCCTGATGCTGGACAACACCGGCATCACCGAACTGCCACCGGGCTTGCTGCAACTCGAACATCTGGAAATCGCCGACCTGAGTGACAACGCGATCGCTGAGGTTCCCAGCGATATTCTGGAGCTGCCAGTGGAGCGCGCCGAAAAGTTCAGCCTCAGGGGCAACCCACTCTCGCCAATCAGCCTTCAACGACTGATCGCCTACTTCAGAAACCACCGCATCGATTTTGGCGTGGAGGAAGTCATCGAGCGCGCGGAAATGGAGGTATCTACTTCCGAGGATTCCGGGGTCGATGAATGA
- a CDS encoding aspartate aminotransferase family protein: MSVEHAAVQRADFDQVMVPNYAPAAFIPVRGAGSRVWDQAGRELIDFAGGIAVNVLGHAHPALVGALTEQANKLWHVSNVFTNEPALRLAHKLIDATFAERVFFCNSGAEANEAAFKLARRVAFDRFGSEKYEIIAALNSFHGRTLFTVNVGGQSKYSDGFGPKITGITHVPYNDLAALKAAVSEKTCAVVLEPIQGEGGVLPAELAYLQGARELCDANNALLVFDEVQTGMGRTGNLFAYQHYGVTPDILTSAKSLGGGFPIAAMLTTEALAKHLVVGTHGTTYGGNPLACAVAEAVIDVINTPEVLNGVNAKHDKFKTRLQQIGEKYGLFTQVRGLGLLIGCVLSDAWKGKAKDIFNAAEQEGLMILQAGPDVIRFAPSLVVEDADIDAGLDRFERAAAKLTQA; the protein is encoded by the coding sequence ATGTCCGTTGAGCACGCTGCGGTACAACGCGCCGATTTCGACCAGGTAATGGTTCCAAACTACGCGCCTGCCGCTTTCATTCCGGTGCGTGGCGCCGGTTCCCGCGTCTGGGATCAGGCCGGCCGCGAGCTGATCGACTTCGCCGGCGGCATCGCCGTCAACGTATTGGGCCATGCGCACCCGGCGCTGGTCGGTGCCTTGACCGAGCAAGCGAACAAGCTGTGGCACGTGTCCAACGTGTTCACCAACGAACCGGCCCTGCGCCTGGCGCACAAGCTGATCGACGCCACGTTCGCCGAGCGCGTGTTCTTCTGCAACTCCGGCGCTGAAGCCAACGAGGCCGCATTCAAGCTGGCCCGTCGTGTGGCGTTCGACCGTTTCGGCAGCGAGAAGTACGAAATCATCGCCGCGCTCAACAGCTTCCACGGCCGCACACTGTTCACCGTCAACGTCGGTGGCCAGTCGAAGTATTCCGACGGTTTCGGTCCGAAAATCACCGGCATCACCCATGTGCCTTACAACGATCTGGCAGCGCTGAAAGCCGCGGTTTCCGAGAAGACCTGCGCGGTCGTGCTGGAACCGATCCAGGGCGAGGGCGGCGTGCTGCCGGCCGAACTGGCTTACCTGCAAGGTGCCCGTGAACTGTGCGACGCGAACAACGCGCTGCTGGTGTTCGACGAAGTGCAAACCGGCATGGGCCGCACCGGCAACCTGTTTGCTTACCAGCATTACGGCGTGACCCCGGACATCCTGACCAGCGCCAAGAGCCTGGGCGGTGGTTTCCCTATCGCGGCGATGCTGACCACCGAAGCGCTGGCTAAACATCTGGTCGTCGGCACCCACGGCACCACATACGGCGGCAACCCGCTGGCGTGCGCGGTGGCTGAGGCGGTAATCGACGTGATCAACACCCCTGAGGTGCTGAATGGCGTCAATGCCAAGCACGACAAGTTCAAGACCCGTCTGCAGCAGATCGGCGAGAAGTACGGCCTGTTCACTCAGGTGCGCGGCCTCGGTCTGCTGATCGGTTGCGTGCTGAGCGACGCCTGGAAAGGCAAGGCCAAGGACATCTTCAACGCCGCTGAACAGGAAGGCCTGATGATTCTGCAGGCTGGCCCGGACGTGATCCGTTTCGCCCCGAGCCTGGTGGTGGAAGATGCCGATATCGATGCCGGTCTGGACCGCTTCGAACGTGCTGCCGCGAAACTGACGCAAGCCTGA
- the aruF gene encoding arginine/ornithine succinyltransferase subunit alpha, whose translation MLVMRPAQMADLGEVQRLAADSPIGVTSLPDDVERLSDKIAASEASFAAEVSFNGEESYFFVLEDTATGKLVGCSAIVASAGYSEPFYSFRNETFVHASRELKIHNKIHVLSQCHDLTGNSLLTSFYVQRELVGSPWAELNSRGRLLFVASHPERFADSVVTEIVGYSDENGDSPFWDAIGRNFFDLNYAEAERLCGLKSRTFLAELMPHYPIYVPLLPDSAQEAMGQVHPRAQITFDILMREGFETDHYIDIFDGGPTLHARVSGIRSIAQSRVVPVKIGEPVKGAGRQYLVANAQLQDYRAVLLELDYAPGKPVTLDLEAAEALGVGEGASVRLVAV comes from the coding sequence ATGCTGGTGATGCGCCCTGCGCAAATGGCTGATCTGGGCGAGGTACAGCGTCTGGCTGCGGACAGTCCGATTGGTGTCACTTCCTTGCCGGATGACGTGGAACGTCTGAGCGACAAGATCGCTGCGAGCGAAGCCTCGTTTGCCGCCGAAGTGAGCTTCAACGGCGAGGAGAGCTATTTCTTCGTCCTCGAAGACACCGCCACCGGCAAGCTGGTGGGCTGCTCGGCCATCGTCGCCTCGGCCGGTTACTCGGAGCCGTTTTACAGCTTCCGCAACGAGACCTTCGTTCACGCCTCCCGCGAGCTGAAGATCCACAACAAGATCCACGTGCTTTCGCAGTGCCACGACCTGACCGGCAACAGCTTGCTGACCAGTTTCTACGTGCAGCGCGAGCTGGTGGGTTCGCCGTGGGCCGAGCTCAACTCCCGTGGTCGCTTGCTGTTCGTCGCCAGCCACCCGGAGCGTTTCGCTGATTCGGTGGTGACCGAGATCGTCGGCTACAGCGACGAGAACGGCGACTCGCCATTCTGGGATGCGATCGGCCGCAACTTCTTCGACCTCAACTACGCCGAGGCCGAGCGTCTGTGTGGCCTGAAGAGCCGCACGTTCCTCGCCGAACTGATGCCGCATTACCCGATCTACGTGCCGCTGTTGCCGGATTCCGCTCAGGAAGCGATGGGCCAGGTGCACCCGCGTGCGCAGATCACCTTCGACATCCTGATGCGCGAAGGCTTCGAGACCGATCACTACATCGACATTTTCGACGGTGGCCCGACCCTGCATGCACGCGTTTCGGGGATCCGTTCGATCGCCCAGAGCCGTGTGGTGCCGGTGAAGATCGGCGAGCCGGTCAAAGGTGCCGGACGCCAGTATCTGGTGGCCAACGCGCAGTTGCAGGATTACCGCGCGGTGTTGCTGGAACTGGACTACGCGCCGGGCAAACCGGTGACCCTGGATCTGGAAGCAGCCGAAGCCCTGGGCGTCGGTGAAGGTGCCAGCGTGCGCCTGGTGGCGGTTTAA
- the astA gene encoding arginine N-succinyltransferase produces the protein MIVRPVRSSDLSALIDLARSTGTGLTTLPANEERLTHRVGWAEKTFRGEAGRGDADYLFVLEDDNGRVVGISAIAGAVGLREPWYNFRVGLTVSASQELNIYREIPTLFLANDLTGNSELCSLFLHTDYRTGLNGRMLSKARMLFIAEFPELFGNKIIAEMRGVSDEAGRSPFWESLGRHFFKMEFSQADYLTGVGNKAFIAELMPKFPLYTCFLSPDARNVIGQVHPDTEPALAMLKSEGFSYQGYVDIFDAGPAIECETSKIRAVRDSEALVLAIGTPGDDATPFIIHNRKREDCRITAAPARLAAGTLVVDPLTAKRLQLNAGDQVRAVALSAARESK, from the coding sequence ATGATTGTTCGTCCCGTACGCAGCAGCGATTTATCCGCGCTGATCGATCTGGCCCGCAGCACCGGCACCGGCCTGACCACTTTGCCGGCCAACGAAGAACGCCTGACCCATCGGGTCGGCTGGGCCGAGAAGACCTTTCGCGGCGAAGCCGGCCGTGGCGATGCGGACTACCTGTTCGTGCTCGAAGACGACAACGGCCGTGTGGTGGGGATTTCCGCCATCGCCGGCGCCGTCGGTCTGCGTGAGCCGTGGTACAACTTTCGCGTCGGCCTGACCGTCAGCGCCTCGCAGGAGCTGAACATCTATCGCGAGATCCCGACGCTGTTCCTTGCCAACGACCTGACCGGCAACTCCGAACTGTGCTCGCTGTTCCTGCATACCGATTACCGCACGGGTCTGAATGGCCGCATGCTGTCCAAGGCGCGCATGCTGTTCATCGCCGAGTTCCCTGAGCTGTTCGGCAACAAGATTATCGCCGAGATGCGCGGCGTGTCCGACGAAGCCGGCCGCTCGCCATTCTGGGAAAGCCTGGGGCGGCACTTCTTCAAGATGGAATTCAGCCAGGCCGATTACCTGACTGGCGTCGGCAACAAGGCGTTCATCGCCGAACTGATGCCGAAATTCCCGCTGTACACCTGCTTCCTGTCGCCGGATGCGCGCAACGTTATCGGCCAGGTGCACCCGGACACCGAGCCGGCGCTGGCCATGCTCAAGAGCGAAGGTTTCAGCTATCAGGGCTACGTCGACATCTTCGACGCCGGTCCCGCCATCGAATGCGAAACCAGCAAGATCCGCGCGGTGCGCGACAGCGAAGCGCTGGTGCTGGCGATCGGTACGCCGGGCGATGACGCCACGCCGTTCATCATCCATAACCGCAAGCGCGAAGATTGCCGCATCACTGCTGCCCCGGCCCGTCTGGCCGCCGGCACGCTGGTGGTCGATCCGCTGACCGCCAAACGTCTTCAACTCAACGCTGGCGATCAAGTGCGCGCCGTGGCGTTGTCTGCTGCTCGGGAGTCGAAATAA